In Aedes albopictus strain Foshan chromosome 3, AalbF5, whole genome shotgun sequence, the following are encoded in one genomic region:
- the LOC134291421 gene encoding uncharacterized protein LOC134291421 yields the protein MLKGSTVPLCLRWTGETQRCESDSRSVTLEISGTSKTAKNFQLSGVRTVEDLLLPHQTLNVKEMGNHYPHLKGLPVDSYHNVRPRILIGMKHVQVSLVLKSREGNVGEPVAVKTRLGWTVCGGENTEGDDVGNLVHYTFHVCACERTTDDELHQNVKKHFALESLGISKPEKLLLFTADQRAQDLLKQLTVYDGRQYTTGLLWRHDNIRLPDNYSMALRRLHCLQRRLDKDPELAETLHGMIADYVSKGYARVLSEDELNQQFPRVWYLPVFPVVNPNKPGKVRLVWDCAACSFGVSLNSALLKGPDQLCSLLSILLQFRENKVGLTGDIREMFHQVRIHDEDQHCQRFLWCNKKGDIVVYAMQVMTFGACCSPSCAQYVKNINADRHAEEYPKASEAIHKKHYVDDMLVSLETEEEAIRTAEEVKYVHQRGGFEIRNWISNSTIVLEALNEKGFNEKDLDLSPEVSTEKVLGMWWCTVSDTFTYKIGWNRYDRALLEGHRRPTKREVLRVLMSIFDPLGLIAHFLMFLKVLLQEVWRSGVQWDKEITDDAFAKWQHWLKILPQVEQVRVPRCYRSLTLTPEDEAELHIFADASESGMSAIAYLRFVKHQTIECRIVAAKTRVAPLKFVSIPRLELQAAVVGARLAHTIEDALSVKMSKKYYWTDSRDVLCWLNSDHRRYTQFVAFRVSELLEITEANEWRWVPSKMNVADDGTKWSTFPDLSPGSRWFVGPEFLRLQETDWPQQLTNNCSTEEELRPSFLAYHVPYEPLVNSSKFSSWKRLLNVTAYIIRFPANCRRKLRRQRTISGPAMADELVSAETFLLRSAQRDGYPAEIAHLERSQHNPSNSLPKHSSLYQLTPWLDSRGLMRMRTRIAACQYATEDAKQPIILPRDHPTTNLILTHYHRKFYHQNHETVINELRQKFYIAKIRTAYAKVKKNCQRCKNDTVNPRPPIMADLPIARLATYSAPFTHTGIDFFGPYEVTVGRRTEKRWGMLATCLTIRAIHIELVPSLSTDSCIMAIRNFIARRGTPSVIYSDRGTNFIGASRQMKEAAEAVNVDDVVKEFTSVDTTWSFNPPFAPHMGGSWERLIGSVKRNLRTINPPRNPTDEVLRNLLIEVENIINSRPLTHVPIDDDCGPALTPNHFLLGSSNGIKPYSTLDDSKAALRQNILASQVLANTFWKRWLSDYLPEITKRTKWFSRSDPVTVGDVVVIADPKLPRNCWPKGKVIETHPSKDGEVRSATVRTSTGVYVRPVTKLAVLDVRREASKPA from the coding sequence ATGCTGAAAGGATCAACGGTACCGCTGTGCCTTCGTTGGACAGGGGAAACGCAGCGATGCGAAAGTGATTCCCGATCTGTTACCCTTGAAATCTCAGGAACGAGCAAGACGGCCAAGAACTTCCAGCTATCCGGAGTAAGAACAGTGGAAGATCTGTTGCTTCCTCATCAGACACTCAACGTGAAAGAGATGGGTAATCACTATCCTCATCTTAAAGGGCTTCCTGTTGATTCCTATCACAACGTTCGGCCAAGAATCCTTATAGGGATGAAGCACGTGCAAGTCAGCCTTGTGTTGAAGAGCAGAGAAGGAAACGTTGGCGAGCCAGTAGCGGTTAAGACGCGGCTGGGGTGGACAGTATGCGGTGGAGAAAATACAGAAGGCGACGACGTAGGGAACCTAGTCCACTACACTTTCCACGTGTGTGCGTGTGAACGAACGACAGATGATGAGCTGCATCAAAATGTGAAAAAGCATTTTGCACTAGAAAGTCTCGGCATCTCGAAACCAGAAAAGCTTCTACTCTTTACCGCAGACCAACGAGCTCAAGATCTCTTAAAGCAACTGACTGTTTACGATGGAAGGCAATACACGACTGGGCTCTTGTGGCGTCACGACAACATCCGTTTACCAGATAACTACAGCATGGCTCTACGCAGGCTCCACTGCCTGCAAAGACGTCTTGATAAGGACCCAGAACTAGCAGAGACACTACATGGAATGATCGCGGACTACGTCTCCAAGGGATATGCCCGAGTACTCTCGGAAGATGAACTGAACCAACAATTTCCCAGAGTGTGGTATCTGCCAGTGTTTCCGGTTGTCAATCCAAATAAGCCAGGTAAAGTGAGGCTAGTGTGGGACTGTGCTGCTTGTTCCTTCGGCGTCTCGTTGAATTCAGCTCTGCTCAAAGGTCCTGATCAGCTTTGTTCACTGCTGTCCATATTGCTACAATTTCGAGAAAACAAAGTGGGCCTTACTGGAGACATAAGGGAAATGTTCCACCAGGTACGCATTCATGATGAGGATCAACACTGTCAACGCTTTCTGTGGTGTAACAAAAAAGGAGATATCGTGGTCTACGCAATGCAAGTCATGACATTCGGAGCATGTTGCTCGCCCAGTTGTGCGCAATATGTTAAAAACATCAACGCGGATCGTCATGCTGAAGAATACCCAAAAGCGTCCGAAGCGATCCATAAAAAACACTACGTGGATGATATGCTTGTCAGCTTGGAAACCGAAGAAGAAGCAATCAGAACAGCGGAAGAAGTGAAGTACGTCCACCAACGAGGTGGATTCGAGATCCGTAACTGGATAAGTAATTCGACAATAGTCCTGGAGGCTCTAAACGAAAAGGGGTTCAACGAGAAAGATCTGGATCTATCCCCAGAAGTCAGCACCGAGAAGGTCTTGGGGATGTGGTGGTGTACTGTTTCAGATACGTTCACCTACAAGATTGGGTGGAATCGCTATGACCGTGCTCTTCTGGAAGGCCATAGACGTCCTACAAAACGAGAAGTCCTGCGAGTGCTGATGTCAATTTTCGACCCTCTTGGCTTAATAGCTCACTTTCTCATGTTCCTGAAGGTGTTGTTGCAGGAGGTGTGGCGCTCTGGAGTTCAGTGGGACAAAGAGATAACCGACGACGCGTTTGCAAAATGGCAGCACTGGTTGAAGATATTGCCTCAGGTAGAACAAGTCCGAGTTCCAAGGTGCTATAGGTCGCTAACCCTGACCCCTGAAGATGAAGCGGAGCTCCACATTTTCGCCGACGCCAGTGAAAGCGGAATGTCCGCCATCGCTTATCTACGGTTCGTCAAACACCAGACCATCGAGTGTAGAATTGTAGCAGCAAAAACTAGGGTAGCGCCGTTGAAGTTTGTATCTATTCCCCGACTAGAATTACAGGCCGCGGTAGTTGGCGCTAGATTAGCTCACACGATCGAGGATGCCCTGTCTGTAAAAATGTCTAAAAAGTATTATTGGACTGACTCCCGCGACGTACTTTGTTGGCTGAACTCCGACCACCGCCGATACACACAATTTGTTGCGTTTCGTGTCAGCGAACTTTTGGAGATTACCGAAGCAAACGAATGGCGCTGGGTGCCATCCAAAATGAATGTTGCGGACGACGGTACCAAGTGGAGCACCTTTCCCGATCTTTCACCCGGCAGTAGATGGTTTGTTGGCCCGGAGTTCTTACGACTACAGGAAACGGACTGGCCACAACAACTTACGAATAATTGTTCTACAGAAGAAGAACTTCGTCCCAGCTTCCTTGCCTATCACGTTCCCTACGAACCACTCGTGAACTCAAGCAAGTTTTCTAGCTGGAAGCGTTTGCTGAATGTCACTGCCTACATCATCCGATTCCCTGCCAACTGTCGCCGGAAACTTCGGAGGCAACGTACAATCAGTGGACCAGCAATGGCGGATGAACTTGTTTCTGCCGAAACCTTTCTCCTGCGTTCAGCTCAGCGCGATGGTTATCCTGCAGAGATCGCTCACTTGGAAAGATCCCAACATAACCCCAGCAACTCGTTGCCAAAGCACAGCAGCCTATACCAACTAACGCCGTGGTTAGATAGCAGAGGATTGATGCGAATGCGGACAAGAATTGCAGCCTGCCAATACGCTACGGAAGACGCGAAGCAACCAATCATTCTTCCGCGCGACCACCCCACTACTAATCTGATCCTTACTCACTACCATCGAAAATTTTACCACCAAAATCATGAAACGGTGATCAACGAACTTCGACAGAAATTCTACATTGCGAAAATCCGTACTGCCTATGCCAAAGTCAAGAAGAACTGCCAGCGATGTAAGAACGACACCGTAAACCCACGCCCACCAATCATGGCCGATCTTCCAATAGCACGCCTTGCGACGTACTCGGCCCCCTTTACCCACACAGGGATCGATTTTTTCGGACCGTACGAAGTAACTGTGGGAAGACGCACTGAAAAGCGATGGGGCATGCTCGCAACCTGCTTAACAATCCGAGCAATCCACATCGAATTAGTTCCTTCATTAAGCACTGACTCCTGCATTATGGCAATAAGAAATTTCATCGCACGCCGTGGTACACCTAGTGTGATATACAGCGATAGAGGAACCAACTTTATCGGAGCGTCTCGTCAAATGAAAGAAGCCGCCGAAGCAGTGAACGTGGACGATGTAGTGAAGGAATTCACTTCTGTCGATACAACTTGGTCCTTTAACCCACCCTTCGCGCCACACATGGGAGGCAGCTGGGAGCGGTTGATAGGCAGTGTAAAGCGAAATCTACGAACAATCAACCCTCCGCGAAACCCAACTGATGAAGTTCTGCGTAATCTTCTAATCGAAGTCGAAAACATCATAAATTCTAGACCGCTAACCCATGTCCCGATCGACGATGACTGCGGCCCTGCCTTAACACCGAACCATTTCCTACTTGGTTCATCAAACGGAATTAAGCCATACTCTACATTAGACGACAGCAAAGCTGCTCTTCGACAGAACATCTTAGCCTCACAAGTACTAGCGAACACGTTCTGGAAGCGTTGGCTAAGCGACTACCTGCCAGAAATCACCAAACGGACGAAGTGGTTCAGTCGAAGTGATCCAGTAACCGTGGGAGACGTGGTAGTGATTGCCGATCCCAAACTACCCCGCAATTGCTGGCCTAAAGGGAAGGTCATCGAAACACATCCGAGCAAAGATGGAGAAGTTCGCTCGGCCACAGTACGGACATCTACCGGAGTCTACGTGCGACCAGTCACCAAACTTGCAGTACTGGACGTAAGGCGCGAAGCAAGTAAGCCAGCCTGA